One genomic segment of Melitaea cinxia chromosome 19, ilMelCinx1.1, whole genome shotgun sequence includes these proteins:
- the LOC123662809 gene encoding uncharacterized protein LOC123662809: MKTLLWITTTLLILHVSNSYILLTANMEDVHSLATQLASSPVVDQISKIWRRASDQFRREINRDTRRRGDSSDKEDLSEDEDATRKIVKNIIEFGKKNGYLGPIKRAFEAIDPK; encoded by the exons ATGAAGACATTGTTGTGGATTAcaa CGACGCTTCTCATCCTGCACGTGTCAAATTCATACATTCTCCTCACTGCCAACATGGAGGATGTACACTCACTAGCCACACAGTTGGCTTCATCGCCAGTCGTCGACCAGATCAGCAAAATATGGCGACGCGCTTCTGACCAGTTTCGGAGGGAAATCAATCGTGATACAAGAAGACGTGGAGATAGCAGTGACAAAGAAG ATTTGAGCGAAGATGAAGACGCTACaagaaaaattgtaaagaatATCATCGAATTTGGGAAGAAAAATGGTTACCTCGGCCCTATCAAACGCGCCTTTGAGGCCATTGATCCGAAATGA